A window of the Bradysia coprophila strain Holo2 chromosome X unlocalized genomic scaffold, BU_Bcop_v1 contig_128, whole genome shotgun sequence genome harbors these coding sequences:
- the LOC119067746 gene encoding histone H4: MTGRGKGGKGLGKGGAKRHRKVLRDNIQGITKPAIRRLARRGGVKRISGLIYEETRGVLKVFLENVIRDAVTYTEHAKRKTVTAMDVVYALKRQGRTLYGFGG, translated from the exons ATGACCGGTCGTGGAAAAGGAGGAAAAGGCTTGGGAAAAGGTGGAGCCAAGCGACATCGTAAAGTTTTGCGCGATAACATCCAAGGTATTACGAAACCAGCTATTCGTCGTCTAGCTCGTAGAGGTGGTGTAAAACGTATTTCTGGTTTGATTTACGAGGAAACTCGCGGTGTACTCAAG GTATTCCTTGAAAATGTTATACGTGATGCGGTAACCTACACCGAACATGCAAAACGTAAGACTGTCACTGCAATGGATGTTGTCTATGCATTGAAACGACAAGGACGTACATTGTACGGTTTCGGTGGTTAA
- the LOC119067743 gene encoding uncharacterized protein LOC119067743 encodes MLRNFLLFLIVCGAALGHVRLRHPAGRSSIWRDPQFAHLNPLVNERDDSYYCGGVRYLQPDPVDNCGVCGDIASEEIPRSNENGGTYGRGIITGVYRPGQEIEIETEFTIPHWGYFEMQLCNDASRETEECFQKLRFGNGDTHAHILFGTPQWINTTIILPTDVTCKQCVLRLHYRGGYQGDCDDGTQGPGCGLQQTFRACADITITPN; translated from the exons ATGTTgcgaaattttcttctttttcttattGTTTGTGGCGCTGCACTTGGCCACGTTCGGCTTCGTCATCCAGCCGGCCGAAGTAGCATTTGGCGTGATCCACAATTCGCTCACTTGAATCCATTGGTCAACGAACGAGACGATTCGTATTACTGCGGTGGAGTAAGATATCTACAACCCGACCCGGTAGACAACTGTGGTGTCTGTGGCGATATTGCTTCGGAGGAAATTCCCCGATCAAATGAAAATGGCGGAACGTATGGCAGAGGAATTATAACAGGAGTATACAGGCCTGGTCAG gaaatcgaaattgaaacAGAGTTTACAATTCCTCATTGGGGCTACTTTGAAATGCAATTATGCAACGATGCATCAAGAGAAACGGAGGaatgtttccaaaaattgCGATTCGGTAATGGAGATACGCATGCACACATTTTGTTTGGAACGCCACAGTGGATTAACACAACCATCATCCTTCCGACTGACGTAACGTGCAAGCAGTGTGTTTTGAGATTGCATTACCGCGGTGGCTATCAGGGAGACTGTGACGATGGAACGCAAGG GCCGGGATGCGGACTTCAGCAGACATTCAGAGCTTGTGCCGACATCACGATCACCcctaattaa